In Candidatus Limnocylindrales bacterium, the genomic window GGCGGTGGGAATCAAATACATTGCAGAGGTTATGGAGCCAGATCGCAATAATTTTATTATTGGGGGGGAGGAGAGTTCAGGATTAACCACCCAGGGGCATATTTTGGATAAGGATGGAATCTGGGCCTGTATGTTGATCATGGAAATGATGGCCGTACAGAGGAAGTCAATCCATGAACTTTGGAGGGATTTCACGAAAAGATATGGGGAATTTCATTCCGACCGGGTCGATGTCGATGCCACCGACAAAGCCAAAGAGAAATTTATCGATTTCTATCTGGATAGCTATCAAAACCTAACTCCCGAGCAATTAGATCAAAAGAGGATTGCCGGACTCAAAGTCGTCTATCTGGGAGGGGTTCGCTACGATAATGTCGAAATCATTCTGGAAGACGAAAAAACGCACGAACGTAGTTATCTGATTCTCCGTGCTTCCGGTACGGAACCTCTCAACAGGGTTTACACCGAAAGCCCCTCTGAAGAAAAGCGGCAAAAAATCGAAAAAGAGGCCCTTCAAAAACTGGAAGAGTTCTCGGCGGAGGTCCTTGAAAAAGTCCAGAGTTTTTGGGAATTGGTGGATACCCTTACCGTTACAGAACCCAGCCAGCGTCTGGCAGACCTGGCCATTGAGGTTATCAAAAATCTGGGTCAGAAGACCTATGAGGGCCATATCCTGGATCATGTGATCCAGGAACTGGAGAGGAGGCAGGCGGATAAGGTACGGTTTCTGGTAGAAAAGAGAAATAAAAAGGTTGTTGAAAAATGGCTGAAGCTTTTAAAGGCCAGAAGTGGATTGGGGCCCCATACCGATGATCCTATCCGTTCATCTCGTCCGGTTACCAACATGATCGGTGAAGCTCCCATCATACCGTAATTTTTTAACCGGACCAGCCAGGGAGGAATCTATGCTAAAACCGGTAGATTTTTTTGATTTATCTAAGTTTAAACATCGCGCCATCTTTGAAGATCTGACTTATGTTTGGGATGTTCTAAAGGTTATCGAGGCTTATATTGAAAAAAATTTGAAGCCGGGTATTTGGGGAGTTGTTAAAGAAGGCGCTTATGTTGAAAAGGATAGAGTGTATATTGGAAAAGGAACCGTAGTGGAACCCGGTGCTTATATTCGAGGTCCTGCCATCATCGGGGAAGATAACGAAATCCGAAACGGCGCTTACATTCGCGAAAATGTGATCATTGGAGATCGTTGTGTTATCGGTCATGCTTCAGAGATTAAAAATTCCATTGTTCTGGATGAAGGTAAGGCCCCTCACTTCAATTATGTCGGGGATAGCGTGCTGGGTAACGGTTGTAACCTCGGAGCCGGTACCAAGTTATCTAATTTAAAAGTGACCTGGGATAATATTAAAATCAAAATTCGTGGACAACTCTATGACACGGGTCTTCTCAAGTTCGGCGCCATGGTAGGTGACCAGGTAGAAACGGGCTGTAATTCGGTTCTTAACCCGGGAACTTTACTGGGACCGGGATGCCTGGTTTATCCCAATGCAACGATTGGTGGTTACTTTCCGGCCCGGACTATTATAAAATTAAGACAGGTTCTTGAGGAGACAGAGCGAAAATAAGGGGAAGGTAAGGAAATAAACTCTTTACCACAACCACTCCACTCTGGCCTTGCCAGGAATCAGGTGAATTATCAGGTAAATGCTGGGAGCCAACCCATAGCTAATGCAACTTATGAGCAAGATTTTTATGCCTGGTTGTTAAAAAGTGCCGAATTAATTCGGTGTTGAAATCAGAATGAGCTGTTGAACCTATGGCCGAGGAATTAGAAGGTCAGGTCGCGATGAATCAACCGTACCTTAAAGGTGTGAATACACTCTCGAAGAGGTCCTAGACCCTAACTTTTATCCCGAATAAAAAGAACTTTTCAAGCCCCCAGATAAGCCTTTCTTACCTGGGGATTCTGCAGAAGTTCCTTACCAGTACCTGTCAGAGCAATTTTACCCCGCTCCAACACATAGGCTCGATGGGCAATTTTAAGGGCGATGGCAGCCATCTGTTCGACCAAGAGGATGGTTACACCTTCCTGGTTAAGGGCTTTGATGGTTTTGACGATCTCCAGGACCATGACAGGAGACAGGCCCATGGAAGGTTCATCCATGAGGAGGAAGGTAGGTTCCGACATGAGGGCCCGGGAGATGGCCAGCATCTGTTGTTGCCCTCCGCTCAGGGTTCCGGCCATCTGATTTTTCCGTTCTTTTAAAATCGGAAAGCGCGCGTACTCCCGCTCGATAAGTTTCGTAATCCGGTCTCGGCCCTCTTTAAAACGGGTATAAGCTCCCAAAAGAAGATTATCGTAAACCGTTTGATCGGCAAAAATCTGACGACCCTGGAGTACCGGAGACATCCCCAGACGAAGGATTTCATGGGGCTTACAGGTCGAAATATCTACATCCTTGAAATAGACGGTTCCCTGAACTTTAGGGATCAAACCAAAAATAGCATTTAAGGTCGTTGTCTTACCGGCCCCGTTACTTCCAATAATAGCCACGATCTCTCCTTTTTCAACCTGGAGATCAATCCCACGTAAAGCTTCCACATGACCGTAGTTTACGACTAAATTTTTAACTTGTAGCACGCTTCTTAAAGAAGTATAGGGTATGGAAGTATAGAGGTATGGGAGTATGGAAGTGTGGGGGTGTGGGGGTGTGGGGGTGTAGGTAGCTCCTTTACACTTCCATACTTTCATACCTCTATACTTCCATACTTCCACACCTTCTCACTCCCCTACCCTATACTTTATTAATTACTTATCCTACTTCCTTCAACGCTTCCGGATCTCCCAGATAGGCCTCGATCACCTTTTTATCTTGTTGCACATGGATTGGCTTTCCTTCTGCAATCTTACTTCCAAAATCCAGAACCGTAATCCAATCAGAGATCTGCATCACCAATTCCATATGATGCTCGATGACCAGGACGGTAATTCCCATATTTCGAATATCTTGAATAACCTTGGAAAGAAGGTGAACTTCTGCTGGATTGACCCCGGCGGCAGGTTCATCCAGTAGAAGCAAAGAAGGTTCTACCGCAAGAGCCCGGGCGATTTCTACCAGCCGTTGATGACCATAAGATAAATTCTGGGCTTCTTCATACGCTTTGTCTTGAATTCCCAGGAATCTGAGCAAATCTAAAGCCCGTTGTCGATAAATTTCTTCTTCTTGAACGGCTTTACGGGTTCTGAACAAATGGTGCCAGAAACCGGCTTTGAGGTGGAGGTGGAATCCGACCATCACGTTATCAAGGACCGTTAACCCCTGGAACAGGTTGACCGTCTGAAAGGTTCGGGTAACTCCTAACCTGGCCATTTCATGGGGACGAATCTTAGAAAGTTTTTTGCCCCGGTAGAAAATATCTCCCCCAGAGGGTTTATAAACCCCGGTCAAAACATTGACAAAGGTACTTTTTCCGGAGCCATTAGGGCCGATCAACGCGTGAATCTTTCCAGGCTCAATTTGCACACTCAACCGATCAATAGCCCGTAAGCCGCCAAAATCCTTTACCAGAGCCCGGGTTTCAATAATAGGTTGCCCGTTTGTTTCTTCATGGCGGATGAATCGCAATTTTTGAATATCTATCGGCTTTTCTTCTAGGGGTTTTATTTTGCGTTTTTTGAAATAAGGAAGGTTACCCAGAGAGCCCACAATCCCCCGGGGAAGAAGGATTACGGTCCCTAAAATAATAAGCCCATAAATCATCAAATGGTAATCATGTAATGAGGCAAATATCTGGGGGATCGAGTTTAATAGGACCGTTCCCACAAGAGGGCCATATAGCGTTCGACTCCCTCCCATGAGGATGGAGGCCAGGAAGAGGATAGATTGACTGAACACGAAGGTATCGCTGTTGATATAACCGGGTGGAACCTGGTGGGCGAAGAAAACCCCGGCCATACCGCCATAAATAGAGCAAATGACAAAGGCAAGTACTTTGTACCTGTATACATTAACCCCGACCGTCTCTGCCGCCACCTCACTTTGCTGTAAAGCAAGGAAGGTTCGACCATACCTGGCGGTTAAAAGATGATTGGCAGCCAGTTGGGCGAAAAGGGTAAAGAAAGCGACCAGGTAGAAATATTGCCGGGGGGTCATGAAATCTCCGAAGGGAATCTTAGGTGGATTAATTCCAAAGATTCCCATAGGGCCATTGGTTAAGTCCATCCAGCGGTTAGCTGTTACTTCTATAACAAATCCAAAGGCCAGGGTTACAACGGCCAGATAATGGCCCTTGGCCCGTAAGCAGGGGAGGGCTACGATGGCTCCGAGGATCCCGGCCAGAATCATCGCAAGGGGTAAGGTAATCCAGAAGGAGATTCCCATACGGGTTGTTAAAATAGCCGTTGTGTAAGCTCCTACAGCATAAAATCCCATGTGTCCCAGGGAAATCTGTCCGGTCCATCCGACGAGGATATCCAAACCTAGAGCCGCAATGGATAAATAGGCTAGGCTCTGCATCATAAGGAGGTAAAAAGGATCCTGAAAAACCATCGGAAGCAGGATAATTCCTAAAATAACCAAACCTATTTTTATCCAGGATGTCAGGGTATAATCCGCAAAAATAGGAAGAGACTTCATCATTGTTTTCCAAGCAATCCGGTTGGTTTCACGGCCAGGATTAAAATAATCAGCGCAAACGTGATTCCATCCTTAAGATTGGAGTTAATTCCTGCAGCGACTTGTTCGATAACCCCCATGATCAGACCCCCTACTAAAATACCCAGGGGGTTTTCCAGTCCTCCCAGAATAGCGGCTGCAAATGCTTTAACGCCTACAACGGTTCCCATATAGGCGTAGGCAAAGGTGATGGGAGCAATGAGCACCCCGCCAAGCGCCGCGAGGACGGAGGACAAAACATAAGCAAGAATAACCATTCGCTGAACATTGATTCCCATAGCCGCTGCAGCATTGCTGTTATGGGCAACGGCCAGAAGGGCTTTTCCCAAAATAGACCGCCTCAGAAAAACCATCAATAGAATCATGACCGATATGGAAACGACCAGGATAAGAATTTCTTGGGGCAGAATCCCGGCTCCGGCAATGTGAATAGCTTTATCTCCCAAGGGGGACGGAAAAGGATGTTGCTCCGGTCGCCAGATCAATTGAGCAGCATTTCGAAGGATAACTGCCACCGAAAGGGTACTAAGCACCCAGCTTAAAGAGGTTAAATGTCGGACGGGCCTTACAGCAATCCGCTCCAAGGCAGCCCCCATCATGGCCAGCAATCCGGTAGCCAGAATCGCAGCCATAATAAAAGCCGTTATGGAAGGTCCGCCCAGAGCCAGATAGCAGGTAAGACCAAAAAGAGCCCCAATCATCAAAAAATCTCCTTGACCGAAATTGAGGGTATTGGTTGTAATGGAGGTAATATAATATCCTTGAGCAATAAGGGCATAAATGCTCCCGACCGCCATACCACTGATAAGGGCCTGCCAGAGTTTGGTCATTTTAAAATTAAAAGGCAAAAGGTAAAAATTCTCACCCTGCCCCCAGGGTTGGGGTGCAGGTACCTCTTTACCTTTTGCCTTTACCTTTTACATTTCCAATCGAACGAGCTCTCCATTTTTATAAGTAACCAGGAAACCTTTTCCAGGTCCCAGAGCTTCATGATCGTCCTTGCTATAAGGTTTAGGAGAAATAGCCGTCACAGCATCGGTGAAATCGTCTGTTTCTTCTATGGCGTCCCGGATCTTCTTGGGATCAGGTCCTACTTTACTTAAGGCCTTTAACATAAGACGGGTTGCGTCGTAAGTCTGGGCGGTTACAATGGGATAAAAATCATCCCCATACTCTGCTACCACTTTTTTATGAAATTCCTTGGCCTTTTCACTGTGATCAATGGTATACGAGCTTACCGATACAACCCCCTCAACGAGTTCTTTACCTCCTAGCTTCACAAAACTGGGAGCGAGAAGCGCCCAGGTATCTACAAAGGGAATTCTATACCCAATCTTGTCCATACTTTTTAAAATTTGAACAGCTTCGGGAGCCAAAGCAAAGGCCATCAGGCAATCTACCTGGGCTTCTTTTAACCGGGTAAGCTGGGCGGTCATATCCGTATCTCCCACAGCAAACCTCTGAACTTCCGCAGCCAGTGTGATACCATTTTCTTTTAATTGTTTCAAAGCTTCTTGTCGACCACTTTCCCCCCAGCCGGTTGTATCGTTCATAAGACCGACCCTTTGACAGCCTTTCTTTTTAACATATTCTATCATGAGGGCAATCTGAGCACTGTCTACCAGGGACAGGTGAAAGATATAGTTTTTAGGGGCGTTCTTGTAGCGTTGCGTTAAGGGAACTGCCGTGGCAATGGAGATAATATGAGGTATCTCATACCTTTGGGTTATATCAATGGTAGCCAAAGCAACACCACTATTCACCGGACCGATGACTCCGATAACCTTATCCAGGGTAATCAATCGGGTGGTATTCTGAACTCCTTTAGCCGGTTGTGTTTCATCGTCATAGACAACTCCAATAACAGGATGCCCCTGATAACCTCCTTGCTCGTTGTATTCTTTGATGGCCAGATTAAAACCCCTCACAGCCGCCTGACCAAAGTCAAAAGTACCTCCGGTCAGAGATCCGGAAAAACCTATTTTAATATGATCGGCCAGGGTTTGCGAAGGGTTTATTCCCATGAGGATGAGAAAAAAGATGAGGAAGAGCATAAAAAGCCTACCCGTACGTTTCACGTTTCTACCTCCTGATCACAATAGTACCTTGTAAAGTTAGTTTGAATATACCTTAAAAACCTCGTTAGGGGGGATTTGTTTATAGCATCTCCAGCCTTATGAGAGGAAGCTCCGTTAGGAGCGACCGGTTCGGAACAGATCCAGCCCAGATCGCTGCTGGGAGAGTCAAATGAGATGTTGGGCCTACTCCAAACAATCAGCTCCTGACAGAGCTTTTAAGGATTTATCAAAATTAACTTTACAAGGTAGTAGTACACTGTTTACTTAATTTTGGCCTCATAGGGTGCTTTCACTCCCTAACTCCCCTCTCCCCCACCCCTTCCCTCCCCGTGGACGGGGAGGGAGAAGAGGGAGGGGGCTGGGGGTGGGGGCTACTTAAAAGTTAAGCCAAAACTAAGCAAACAGTCTAGAAGTACCTTATAAAGTTAAATGTGAATAGCTATTCTATCCTACCCTCCAACCCCTCGCGCCCGAAGCTTAGGGAGAGTTCACCGGGAGCCGGCCTGGAGATCTTCTCGCCCCTCCCCCTTGTGGGAGAAGGGTCGGGGGGGAGGTTACACAGAATTAACTTTACAAGGTAGTAAAGGCGAAGTATCCATGATTACCCCTGAACACTTCGTCCCTATACACGGTTCTTATTGATTTTAGTTCATTTTAAAGTTTATAAAATGTCAACAGAAAAATGGAAGTCCCTTACTTCCGTCCAACAACTTTAAGGAACCGACGCTTACCAACCTTTAAAATAAAATCTCTGTTGAGGGGTAATTCCAGATTTTCATCCTGAACTCGTTCACCATTCAAACTTACGGCACCTTGGGCAATAAGTCGTCGGGCATCGGTATTGCTGGTTGCCATTCCCGATGAAACCAAAAGCTTGACAATCCAGATCTTATCCCCTTGAACCTCCGGGGTATACTCCTGGATTTCAGAGGGAACTTCTTTTTCCACAAAGATTCGATCGAATTCGGCTTCTGCTTTCTTAGCGTCTTCGGCAGAGTGGTAAATCGTAACAATCTCACGGGCCAGTCTCCGCTTTAAATCCCGGGGATTTACTTGAGGATTTTGGAGATCTGCTTTGATCCGGGCCAATTCTTCTTCAGAAGTATCGGTTAGAAGCTCGAAGTAATCATAGATCAATTTATCCGGTATCGAGAGGATTTTCCCATACATTTCTTGAGGTGGATCGGTAATTCCTACATAATTGTTCAAGGATTTACTCATTTTCTCTACCCCATCCAGACCTGTAAGGATGGGGGTTGTTACAATCACTTGAGGCTCTTGTCCATATTCTCGCTGAATATCTCGACCTACCAGCAAATTAAAAGTTTGATCTGTCCCACCCAATTCAACGTCCGCTTGTAAGGCAACCGAATCCATGGCCTGGGCCAGGGGATAGAGGAGTTCATGGATACTGATAGGTTCTCCTCGGATAAACCGGTTATGAAAATCATCCCGTTCTAACATTCGAGCCACCGTATATTTGCTGGCCAGTCTGATTACATCTTCAAAGGTCATCTTACCCAGCCATTGGGAGTTGTAAACAATACGGGCCCTGGTAGGATCTAAAACCTTAGAAGCCTGTTCAAAGTAGCTTTGCCCATTAAGCCGGGTTTCCTCCAAAGTCAGGGCAGGACGGGTTTTACTTCGCCCCGAAGGATCTCCAATCATTCCAGTAAAGTCTCCAATAACCAGGATGGCTTCATGGCCCAGATCCTGAAACTGACGGAGCTTCCTTAACACAACCGTATGTCCGAGATGCAGATCAGGCCGACTGGGATCACATCCTAGCTTTACCTTTAAGGGTTTATTTTCCTTGAGGGATCGTTCGATCTTTTTAGCTAAATCCTCTTCCGGCAAAACCATAACCGTTCCACGTTTAATCTTCTTAAGTTGCTCTGATACCGTTAGTTTCATATCCAGAATCTATCTGAAAAGTTCCTGAAAAGAGTCCCTGATTTTACCGATATTTTATGGACTAAGTTCTGCCACATACCAGGATCAGGACTTTTCTGATAGATATGCCGATTTATTTTATGGATCTACCTGTTCAAAGTGCTCAACTTGCGGTGGAGGGTTAAAATAGGGATTCATAAAAGCCCTCCATTCCTTATATCCTTCAGAACCCCGAAACCCTACGGTATGGGCCTCTAAGGTTTGCCATCGGACCAATAACTGATATTTTCCTTTAACCTCCAGGCATCTTTGAAGTTCATGGGAAATATAGCCCGGAGTAGAGGCCAGGATCCTAACAGCTTTTTTAA contains:
- a CDS encoding ABC transporter substrate-binding protein, producing the protein MKRTGRLFMLFLIFFLILMGINPSQTLADHIKIGFSGSLTGGTFDFGQAAVRGFNLAIKEYNEQGGYQGHPVIGVVYDDETQPAKGVQNTTRLITLDKVIGVIGPVNSGVALATIDITQRYEIPHIISIATAVPLTQRYKNAPKNYIFHLSLVDSAQIALMIEYVKKKGCQRVGLMNDTTGWGESGRQEALKQLKENGITLAAEVQRFAVGDTDMTAQLTRLKEAQVDCLMAFALAPEAVQILKSMDKIGYRIPFVDTWALLAPSFVKLGGKELVEGVVSVSSYTIDHSEKAKEFHKKVVAEYGDDFYPIVTAQTYDATRLMLKALSKVGPDPKKIRDAIEETDDFTDAVTAISPKPYSKDDHEALGPGKGFLVTYKNGELVRLEM
- a CDS encoding branched-chain amino acid ABC transporter permease, yielding MPFNFKMTKLWQALISGMAVGSIYALIAQGYYITSITTNTLNFGQGDFLMIGALFGLTCYLALGGPSITAFIMAAILATGLLAMMGAALERIAVRPVRHLTSLSWVLSTLSVAVILRNAAQLIWRPEQHPFPSPLGDKAIHIAGAGILPQEILILVVSISVMILLMVFLRRSILGKALLAVAHNSNAAAAMGINVQRMVILAYVLSSVLAALGGVLIAPITFAYAYMGTVVGVKAFAAAILGGLENPLGILVGGLIMGVIEQVAAGINSNLKDGITFALIILILAVKPTGLLGKQ
- a CDS encoding antibiotic biosynthesis monooxygenase — translated: MILEIATISVKEDQMQAFEDTFKKAVRILASTPGYISHELQRCLEVKGKYQLLVRWQTLEAHTVGFRGSEGYKEWRAFMNPYFNPPPQVEHFEQVDP
- a CDS encoding ABC transporter ATP-binding protein, which codes for MKVWKCKGATYTPTPPHPHTSILPYLYTSIPYTSLRSVLQVKNLVVNYGHVEALRGIDLQVEKGEIVAIIGSNGAGKTTTLNAIFGLIPKVQGTVYFKDVDISTCKPHEILRLGMSPVLQGRQIFADQTVYDNLLLGAYTRFKEGRDRITKLIEREYARFPILKERKNQMAGTLSGGQQQMLAISRALMSEPTFLLMDEPSMGLSPVMVLEIVKTIKALNQEGVTILLVEQMAAIALKIAHRAYVLERGKIALTGTGKELLQNPQVRKAYLGA
- the tyrS gene encoding tyrosine--tRNA ligase; the protein is MKLTVSEQLKKIKRGTVMVLPEEDLAKKIERSLKENKPLKVKLGCDPSRPDLHLGHTVVLRKLRQFQDLGHEAILVIGDFTGMIGDPSGRSKTRPALTLEETRLNGQSYFEQASKVLDPTRARIVYNSQWLGKMTFEDVIRLASKYTVARMLERDDFHNRFIRGEPISIHELLYPLAQAMDSVALQADVELGGTDQTFNLLVGRDIQREYGQEPQVIVTTPILTGLDGVEKMSKSLNNYVGITDPPQEMYGKILSIPDKLIYDYFELLTDTSEEELARIKADLQNPQVNPRDLKRRLAREIVTIYHSAEDAKKAEAEFDRIFVEKEVPSEIQEYTPEVQGDKIWIVKLLVSSGMATSNTDARRLIAQGAVSLNGERVQDENLELPLNRDFILKVGKRRFLKVVGRK
- a CDS encoding branched-chain amino acid ABC transporter ATP-binding protein/permease, with amino-acid sequence MMKSLPIFADYTLTSWIKIGLVILGIILLPMVFQDPFYLLMMQSLAYLSIAALGLDILVGWTGQISLGHMGFYAVGAYTTAILTTRMGISFWITLPLAMILAGILGAIVALPCLRAKGHYLAVVTLAFGFVIEVTANRWMDLTNGPMGIFGINPPKIPFGDFMTPRQYFYLVAFFTLFAQLAANHLLTARYGRTFLALQQSEVAAETVGVNVYRYKVLAFVICSIYGGMAGVFFAHQVPPGYINSDTFVFSQSILFLASILMGGSRTLYGPLVGTVLLNSIPQIFASLHDYHLMIYGLIILGTVILLPRGIVGSLGNLPYFKKRKIKPLEEKPIDIQKLRFIRHEETNGQPIIETRALVKDFGGLRAIDRLSVQIEPGKIHALIGPNGSGKSTFVNVLTGVYKPSGGDIFYRGKKLSKIRPHEMARLGVTRTFQTVNLFQGLTVLDNVMVGFHLHLKAGFWHHLFRTRKAVQEEEIYRQRALDLLRFLGIQDKAYEEAQNLSYGHQRLVEIARALAVEPSLLLLDEPAAGVNPAEVHLLSKVIQDIRNMGITVLVIEHHMELVMQISDWITVLDFGSKIAEGKPIHVQQDKKVIEAYLGDPEALKEVG